In Phycisphaerae bacterium, one genomic interval encodes:
- a CDS encoding prepilin-type N-terminal cleavage/methylation domain-containing protein has product MRHNVHNGFTLLEVLMVIALLGVVAAFMWPEFRNVATAEHVKESARRLQALVAMCRAEAMNETRTYRIRTRPDGSVRVLCQADALKAPHLYITPPVGWARQQILLSDVWVEGVQLLPEGPPPIRIIDERLEFPEVEIELVPVVELPAGLDLDFAPDGTCNSLRWVLRDERGFGLLVTLDGRFGRVKIEDWTPVPASEVQRPEALPEEEAVEYNPEDYR; this is encoded by the coding sequence ATGCGGCACAACGTGCACAACGGCTTTACGCTCCTTGAGGTCCTGATGGTCATCGCACTGCTCGGGGTCGTTGCGGCCTTCATGTGGCCGGAGTTCCGGAATGTCGCGACCGCTGAGCACGTGAAGGAATCCGCCCGGCGGCTGCAGGCCCTGGTGGCGATGTGCCGGGCCGAGGCGATGAACGAGACCCGCACCTACCGCATCCGGACCCGTCCGGACGGGAGCGTGCGGGTCCTGTGTCAGGCCGACGCGCTGAAGGCGCCGCACCTGTACATCACGCCGCCGGTGGGCTGGGCCCGGCAGCAGATCCTGCTGTCAGACGTGTGGGTCGAGGGCGTGCAGTTGCTGCCGGAAGGGCCGCCGCCGATCCGGATCATCGACGAGCGGCTCGAGTTTCCCGAGGTGGAGATCGAGCTGGTGCCGGTGGTGGAATTGCCGGCGGGCCTGGACCTGGATTTCGCGCCGGACGGCACGTGCAACTCGCTGCGCTGGGTGTTGCGGGACGAGCGTGGGTTCGGGCTGCTGGTGACGCTCGACGGGCGCTTCGGGCGCGTCAAGATCGAGGACTGGACGCCGGTGCCTGCGAGCGAGGTGCAGCGGCCCGAGGCGCTGCCGGAGGAAGAAGCAGTGGAATACAACCCGGAGGACTACAGGTGA
- the gspG gene encoding type II secretion system major pseudopilin GspG, which produces MRTNTRNARRARAFTLLEVLMVVVIIGLLAAFVVPSFINAPNTAKIGLTEAAIGPNGSLPSALKMYRLAMGKYPSTDEGLLALVEPPDDEELAKKWKTGGGPFIEEAKGLKDQWGNDYNYEYPGSYNKESFDLSSNGPDGESGTDDDICNWTKN; this is translated from the coding sequence ATGAGAACCAACACACGCAATGCTCGGCGCGCGCGAGCCTTCACCCTTTTGGAAGTGCTGATGGTGGTGGTCATCATCGGGCTTCTGGCGGCGTTCGTGGTCCCGAGCTTCATCAACGCACCCAATACGGCAAAGATCGGGCTGACCGAGGCCGCAATCGGGCCGAACGGCAGCTTACCCAGCGCGCTCAAGATGTATCGCCTGGCGATGGGCAAGTACCCCTCGACCGACGAAGGGCTGCTGGCTCTGGTCGAGCCGCCGGACGATGAAGAACTGGCCAAGAAGTGGAAGACCGGCGGCGGTCCGTTCATCGAAGAGGCGAAGGGGCTCAAGGATCAATGGGGCAACGATTACAACTACGAGTATCCGGGCAGCTACAACAAGGAGAGCTTTGACCTGTCCAGCAACGGCCCGGACGGTGAAAGCGGTACGGACGACGACATCTGCAACTGGACGAAGAACTAG
- a CDS encoding type II secretion system F family protein → MPTFVYKARNAAGEQVSGTLLAESALAAARVLDERSLLPVEVEEQKAQQRSLFTGRARKVSLSKVGQMYEQLADLLRAGVPILRALEVLSQQSSSAALARVLREVRDDVSGGEALADAMRAHPHAFPELHAAMVRAGEKGGFLEDVLARLSEFVARQDALKNKFIGALIYPSVLLFGAIGAVSFIMAFIVPKIRGVLSSQVLPLPTQIVFGVSDTLHDYGLWVVAVVGVIAAVIIGYFKSAAGRTHWSRVQLKLPGFGKIFTMVAICRFCRVFGTMLANGIPILQSLKISKDSTGNTVLAEGIDEAAESVRGGESLAKPLAASKVFPPAIVDMIAVAEESNSLDKVLVEIANTQEERTARQIDFTMRLLEPALLLFMGSMIAFIAIALLVPILRMAMSGMRT, encoded by the coding sequence ATGCCGACGTTTGTGTACAAAGCGCGGAACGCGGCCGGTGAGCAGGTCAGTGGCACGTTGCTGGCTGAGAGTGCGCTGGCGGCGGCGCGCGTGCTGGATGAGCGTTCGCTGCTGCCGGTGGAGGTTGAAGAGCAGAAGGCGCAGCAGCGGTCGCTGTTCACGGGCCGGGCGCGGAAGGTGAGCCTCTCGAAGGTCGGGCAGATGTACGAGCAACTGGCCGACCTGCTGCGGGCGGGTGTGCCGATCCTGCGGGCGCTGGAGGTGTTGTCGCAGCAATCTAGTTCGGCGGCGCTGGCGCGGGTACTGCGCGAGGTGCGCGACGACGTGTCCGGGGGCGAGGCGCTGGCGGACGCGATGCGCGCGCATCCGCACGCGTTTCCGGAGCTGCACGCGGCGATGGTGCGGGCGGGCGAGAAGGGCGGGTTCCTGGAGGATGTGCTGGCCCGCCTGTCGGAGTTTGTCGCGCGCCAGGATGCGTTGAAGAACAAGTTCATCGGGGCGTTGATCTATCCGAGCGTGCTGCTGTTCGGGGCGATCGGCGCGGTGTCGTTCATCATGGCATTCATCGTGCCGAAGATTCGCGGCGTGCTGAGCAGCCAGGTTCTGCCGTTGCCCACGCAGATTGTCTTCGGGGTCAGCGATACGCTCCACGACTACGGACTCTGGGTCGTGGCGGTGGTCGGGGTCATCGCCGCCGTCATCATCGGATATTTCAAGAGCGCGGCGGGGCGCACGCACTGGTCACGCGTGCAGTTGAAGCTGCCGGGGTTCGGCAAAATCTTCACGATGGTGGCGATCTGCCGCTTCTGCCGCGTGTTCGGCACGATGCTGGCGAACGGCATCCCAATCCTGCAGTCACTGAAGATCTCGAAGGACTCGACCGGCAACACGGTGCTGGCGGAGGGGATTGACGAAGCCGCCGAGAGCGTCCGCGGCGGTGAATCGCTGGCGAAGCCGCTGGCGGCCAGCAAGGTATTCCCGCCGGCCATCGTGGACATGATCGCCGTCGCGGAGGAGAGCAACAGCCTGGACAAGGTATTGGTGGAAATTGCCAACACGCAGGAGGAGCGGACAGCGCGGCAGATTGACTTTACGATGCGCCTGCTGGAGCCGGCGCTGTTGCTGTTCATGGGCAGCATGATCGCCTTCATCGCCATCGCGCTGCTGGTGCCCATCCTGCGCATGGCGATGTCCGGCATGAGAACGTAA
- a CDS encoding DEAD/DEAH box helicase: MPGTKAAREPKKQAGWTELGLNTKTLEAVRRVGFETPTDIQRELIPLALAGRDCLGQARTGTGKTAAFGLPVLQLLTPGGGVQALILVPTRELAVQVDEHIRLLAGPGGLKTVAILGGRGIKQQVATLQRHPEIAIGTPGRVQDLMRRKALSLDQVKLAVLDEVDRMLDIGFRDDIRRILRAIEHPHQTIFVSATLDEEIQKLAKSFMHDPAEVNVSRDMLTVEGVDQSFVTVHPEDKFATLVGLLKHEAPTLAIIFTNTKHKARRVAQSLKREGIDCREIHGDLVQERRERVMKSFRTQKTKVLVATDLASRGLDVMDISHIVNYDIPADPSGYVHRIGRTARMGKSGRAITFVTTEEGKFLTEVEKLINKELPCFDPPWLIKRQPTPTQIAAAVQAETEGPAAPGRYSTPRQRDEVLDSLGLRPVKRTLGSRFRSPRKFRR; encoded by the coding sequence ATGCCAGGCACCAAGGCCGCCCGCGAACCGAAAAAACAGGCCGGTTGGACCGAGCTCGGCCTGAACACCAAGACCCTTGAGGCCGTCCGGCGGGTGGGCTTCGAGACTCCCACCGACATCCAGCGCGAGCTCATCCCCCTTGCCCTCGCCGGCCGCGACTGCCTCGGCCAGGCCCGCACCGGCACCGGCAAAACCGCCGCTTTCGGATTGCCCGTGCTCCAGTTGCTCACGCCCGGCGGCGGCGTGCAGGCGCTGATTCTCGTGCCCACGCGCGAGCTGGCCGTGCAGGTCGATGAGCACATTCGCCTCCTCGCCGGGCCCGGCGGCTTGAAGACCGTCGCGATCCTCGGCGGCCGCGGCATCAAGCAGCAGGTCGCCACGCTGCAGCGCCATCCGGAAATCGCGATCGGCACGCCTGGGCGCGTGCAGGACCTGATGCGCCGCAAGGCCCTCAGCCTCGACCAGGTCAAGCTCGCCGTCCTCGACGAAGTCGACCGCATGCTCGACATTGGCTTTCGCGACGACATCCGCCGCATTCTGCGGGCGATCGAGCACCCGCACCAGACGATCTTCGTCTCGGCGACGCTCGACGAGGAGATCCAAAAGCTCGCCAAGTCGTTCATGCACGACCCGGCGGAGGTCAACGTCTCCCGCGACATGCTGACCGTCGAAGGCGTCGACCAGAGCTTCGTAACCGTGCATCCCGAGGACAAGTTCGCCACGCTGGTCGGGCTGCTGAAGCACGAGGCGCCCACGCTCGCGATCATTTTCACCAACACGAAGCACAAGGCCCGCCGCGTCGCGCAGAGCCTCAAGCGCGAGGGCATCGACTGCCGCGAGATTCACGGTGACCTGGTGCAGGAACGCCGCGAGCGCGTGATGAAGAGCTTCCGCACGCAGAAGACGAAAGTGCTCGTCGCCACGGACCTCGCGTCGCGCGGCCTCGACGTCATGGACATCTCCCACATCGTCAACTATGACATCCCCGCCGACCCCTCGGGCTACGTTCATCGCATCGGCCGCACGGCCCGCATGGGCAAGAGCGGCCGCGCGATCACGTTCGTCACCACCGAGGAGGGCAAATTCCTCACGGAGGTCGAGAAGCTCATCAACAAGGAGCTGCCCTGCTTCGATCCGCCCTGGCTCATCAAGCGCCAGCCCACGCCGACGCAGATCGCCGCGGCGGTCCAGGCTGAAACCGAAGGCCCCGCCGCGCCCGGCCGCTACAGCACCCCGCGGCAGCGCGACGAGGTGCTCGACTCGCTCGGCCTCCGCCCCGTCAAACGCACGCTCGGCAGCCGCTTCCGCAGCCCCCGCAAGTTCCGCCGCTAG
- a CDS encoding DUF1573 domain-containing protein: MRWCPRLVIVALGVWATSVAVGQVPPPPAPSPSHVPPATQPVANVKLEVDPPDFKFGEIWQGAVAKREFTLKNVGPEAISLSAKSTCGCTVPTQPKSPLAPGESCQIEVSYDTRRTGEAHKKVMLYVAGTQQVAAEIPVEGKVNAIYAITPSDRVMFEGLEADSSASKTLKLENKYGKPLALKMQPDQNWGVFNAELKEIKPEMEYELTVTTRPPLQKGFNRTMITLEPALPEVANIQINVSANIQPRVITTPMKLLVPLAAASPTQQIVRVQYQVAKPIKILGVKSDLGPVQWELLPSAPPSAEATIAAYQLRVTLPVAESIPAGGTRLLIETDDASPEFKELAIPIMLAGAPPRGPATQPARPAPLPPPAQQPAQAQ, encoded by the coding sequence ATGCGATGGTGTCCGCGGTTGGTGATCGTGGCGTTGGGCGTCTGGGCGACGAGCGTGGCGGTGGGGCAGGTGCCGCCGCCGCCCGCGCCGTCGCCGTCGCACGTGCCGCCGGCGACCCAGCCGGTCGCGAACGTCAAGCTGGAGGTGGATCCGCCGGACTTCAAGTTCGGCGAGATCTGGCAGGGCGCGGTAGCGAAGCGCGAGTTCACGCTCAAGAACGTTGGGCCTGAGGCGATCAGTCTGTCGGCGAAGAGCACCTGCGGCTGCACCGTGCCGACGCAGCCGAAGTCGCCGCTGGCACCGGGCGAGAGCTGCCAGATCGAAGTGAGCTACGACACGCGGCGGACCGGGGAGGCGCACAAGAAGGTCATGCTCTACGTCGCGGGTACGCAGCAGGTCGCGGCGGAGATTCCGGTCGAGGGCAAGGTGAACGCGATTTACGCGATCACGCCGTCGGACCGGGTCATGTTCGAGGGGCTCGAAGCGGACTCCTCGGCCAGCAAGACGCTGAAGCTGGAGAACAAGTACGGCAAGCCGCTCGCGCTGAAGATGCAGCCGGACCAGAACTGGGGCGTGTTCAACGCCGAGCTGAAAGAGATCAAGCCGGAGATGGAATACGAGCTCACCGTGACGACCAGGCCGCCGCTGCAGAAGGGCTTTAACCGCACGATGATCACGCTCGAGCCGGCGCTGCCCGAAGTGGCGAACATCCAGATTAATGTCAGCGCCAACATTCAGCCGCGCGTCATCACGACTCCGATGAAGCTGCTGGTTCCGTTGGCCGCGGCCAGCCCCACGCAGCAGATCGTCCGGGTGCAGTACCAGGTGGCCAAGCCAATCAAGATCCTGGGGGTGAAAAGCGATCTGGGGCCGGTGCAGTGGGAACTGCTGCCGTCGGCGCCGCCGTCGGCCGAGGCCACGATCGCCGCGTACCAGTTGCGCGTTACGCTGCCGGTGGCGGAGTCGATTCCGGCGGGTGGCACGCGGCTGCTGATCGAGACCGACGACGCGTCGCCGGAGTTCAAGGAGCTGGCCATTCCGATCATGCTGGCCGGTGCCCCCCCGCGCGGTCCGGCCACCCAGCCCGCGCGTCCGGCCCCGCTGCCGCCGCCAGCACAGCAACCGGCCCAGGCGCAGTAG
- the rlmN gene encoding 23S rRNA (adenine(2503)-C(2))-methyltransferase RlmN, translating to MLGDDLAALQAWLTASGQPRYRAEQVLAWIYQHGTTTFAQMTNLSKELRAALEAQADIYRSAITAESVAADGTRKLLLTWPDGAAIETVWIPEADRHTACLSSQVGCPVGCRFCASGLAGVQRNLTAAEIVEQALRVRGLITAHVDPAAGESGRLSHIVLMGMGEPLANYDAVVQAIRILNAPWGLGIGARRITLSTVGLPKQIRRLAREGLPLNLALSLHAPDQALREELVPWGKVPLAELLDACADYFDQTGREITLEYVLLDGVNMEARHAAQLARLIRRLRCNVNLLRYNPVPGLPFGRPSGESAYAFQAALREHGVNAHIRTSRGQDIEAACGQLRRRAADRAPEA from the coding sequence CTGCTGGGTGATGACTTGGCTGCGCTCCAGGCGTGGCTGACCGCAAGTGGCCAGCCGCGCTACCGGGCTGAGCAGGTGCTCGCCTGGATTTACCAGCACGGGACGACCACGTTCGCGCAGATGACCAATCTGTCGAAAGAGCTGCGCGCGGCGCTGGAGGCGCAGGCGGATATCTACCGCTCCGCGATCACCGCCGAGTCGGTCGCGGCCGACGGCACGCGCAAGCTGCTGCTGACCTGGCCGGACGGCGCGGCCATCGAGACCGTCTGGATTCCCGAGGCCGACCGGCACACGGCGTGCCTCTCGTCGCAGGTCGGCTGCCCGGTCGGCTGTCGGTTCTGTGCCAGCGGGCTGGCCGGCGTGCAGCGGAATCTCACCGCGGCCGAGATCGTCGAGCAGGCGCTGCGCGTGCGCGGGCTGATCACGGCGCACGTCGATCCCGCGGCGGGCGAGAGCGGCCGGCTGTCGCATATCGTGCTGATGGGCATGGGCGAGCCGCTGGCGAACTACGACGCCGTCGTGCAGGCCATTCGCATTCTCAACGCGCCCTGGGGGCTGGGCATTGGGGCCCGCCGGATCACACTCAGCACCGTGGGCCTGCCGAAGCAGATTCGCCGGTTGGCCCGCGAGGGACTGCCGCTGAACCTGGCGCTGTCGCTGCACGCGCCGGACCAGGCGCTGCGCGAGGAACTGGTGCCGTGGGGCAAGGTCCCGCTGGCCGAGCTGCTGGATGCGTGCGCGGACTACTTTGACCAGACCGGCCGCGAGATCACGCTCGAATACGTGCTGCTCGACGGCGTCAACATGGAGGCCCGGCACGCGGCCCAACTGGCCCGGCTGATCCGGCGGTTGCGCTGCAACGTGAACCTCCTGCGGTATAATCCCGTGCCAGGGTTGCCGTTCGGGCGCCCCAGCGGCGAATCCGCCTACGCGTTTCAGGCGGCGTTGCGCGAGCACGGCGTCAACGCGCATATTCGGACCTCCCGCGGGCAGGACATTGAGGCGGCGTGCGGGCAATTGCGCCGCCGCGCGGCGGACAGGGCGCCGGAGGCCTGA
- a CDS encoding branched-chain amino acid aminotransferase, whose product MSIRTRPRSEQRTESNVTKADLDWANLDFGYHKTDFNIRYMFRNGQWDEGVLTPDETVPMHIAATCLHYGQECFEGLKAFETRRGEVVAFRPDENAARIIRSCKKILMEPVPAPMFIDAIERVVNANRKYVPPYGTGASLYIRPLVIGTGPQVGVKPATEFMFLVLVTPVGPYFKTGFKPVDLVVEEEVDRAAPLGVGDVKVGGNYAAGIRATMAAKKRGFTEVLYLDAKEKHFIDESGPANFFGITKDGQYVTPASPSILPSITNKSLLTLAEEMGMRPQQRPIHVNELFDFVEAGCCGTAAVITPVGTITYRDQKIVYSQDGRPGRLTTELYQRLRAIQLGDAPDRYGWVHKIPPPQE is encoded by the coding sequence ATGAGCATTCGTACTCGTCCTCGGTCTGAGCAGCGCACGGAGAGCAACGTGACCAAAGCCGACCTTGACTGGGCCAACCTGGACTTTGGATACCACAAAACCGATTTCAACATCCGCTACATGTTCCGCAACGGGCAGTGGGACGAGGGCGTGCTCACGCCGGACGAAACCGTGCCGATGCACATCGCCGCGACGTGCCTGCACTATGGCCAGGAGTGCTTCGAGGGACTGAAAGCGTTCGAGACGCGGCGCGGCGAAGTGGTCGCGTTCCGCCCCGATGAGAACGCGGCCCGCATCATCCGCTCGTGTAAGAAGATCCTGATGGAGCCCGTGCCGGCCCCGATGTTCATCGACGCGATCGAGCGCGTCGTCAACGCCAATCGCAAGTACGTCCCGCCCTACGGCACCGGCGCCAGCCTCTACATCCGCCCGCTCGTGATCGGCACCGGCCCGCAGGTCGGCGTGAAACCGGCGACGGAATTCATGTTCCTCGTCCTGGTCACCCCCGTCGGCCCCTATTTCAAGACTGGCTTCAAGCCCGTGGACCTGGTCGTCGAAGAGGAGGTCGATCGTGCCGCCCCGCTCGGCGTCGGCGACGTCAAGGTCGGCGGCAACTACGCGGCCGGCATCCGCGCCACCATGGCCGCCAAGAAACGCGGCTTCACCGAGGTGCTCTACCTCGACGCGAAGGAGAAACACTTCATCGATGAATCCGGGCCGGCGAATTTCTTCGGTATCACGAAAGACGGCCAGTACGTCACGCCCGCCAGCCCGTCGATTCTGCCGTCGATCACGAACAAATCGCTCCTCACTCTCGCCGAGGAGATGGGGATGCGCCCGCAACAGCGGCCCATTCACGTGAACGAGCTGTTCGATTTCGTCGAGGCGGGCTGCTGCGGTACTGCCGCCGTGATCACGCCGGTCGGCACCATCACCTACCGCGACCAGAAGATCGTCTACTCCCAGGACGGCCGCCCCGGCCGGCTCACCACCGAGCTCTACCAGCGCCTGCGGGCCATCCAGCTCGGCGACGCCCCCGACCGCTACGGCTGGGTGCACAAGATTCCGCCGCCCCAGGAATAG
- the trpE gene encoding anthranilate synthase component I translates to MAELFPSCARFEELATQFNRVPLVATLICDEMTPVSAFARLQVDRPRAFLLESVVGGENVARYSFLGVDPQRTFATRRDEVRWIDHATGAARTERTNDPLAVLEQHLREYRTPVLPGLPRFLGGAVGYAAYDTVRYYERLPHAPADDRGLPDLLFDVYETLVVFDHVRKVTLVVAHAAIPPDADGAARRTAYDEAARRIDEVIARLGRPSALHPVQVTLPAAPVTRYTSNFTQAEFERVVERCQEYIRAGDIFQVVPSQRLLVETSADPLDVYRALRVINPSPFMFYLKSPEVTLVGASPEVMCRVQDGVVMNRPLAGTRRRGATDEEDRRLREELLADPKERAEHVMLVDLGRNDVGRVARPGSVRISSVMDVEYYSHVMHISSTVTGELAEGRTAFDALRAALPVGTVSGAPKVRALEIIDECEPTRRGPYAGAVGYVDFAGNMDTCIALRTLVMHPGGGAWRAYIQAGAGIVADSVPEREYQETLNKAQSLLSAIGLAEARFGA, encoded by the coding sequence ATGGCCGAGTTGTTTCCATCCTGTGCGCGTTTCGAAGAGCTGGCAACGCAGTTTAATCGCGTGCCGCTGGTTGCGACGCTGATCTGCGACGAGATGACGCCGGTGAGCGCGTTCGCGCGTTTACAGGTCGATCGGCCGCGTGCATTTCTGCTCGAGAGCGTGGTTGGCGGCGAGAACGTTGCGCGCTATTCGTTCCTGGGGGTCGATCCGCAGCGGACATTTGCGACCCGCCGCGACGAGGTCCGCTGGATAGACCACGCGACCGGGGCCGCGCGGACCGAGCGGACCAACGATCCGCTGGCGGTGCTCGAACAGCACCTGCGCGAGTATCGCACGCCGGTGCTGCCGGGTCTGCCGCGTTTTCTGGGCGGGGCCGTGGGCTATGCGGCGTACGACACCGTGCGCTATTACGAGCGTCTGCCGCATGCGCCGGCGGACGACCGAGGTTTGCCCGATCTGCTGTTTGATGTCTACGAAACGCTGGTGGTTTTCGACCATGTGCGGAAGGTGACGCTGGTGGTTGCCCACGCGGCGATCCCGCCGGACGCGGATGGGGCAGCACGGCGCACGGCGTATGATGAGGCCGCGCGACGGATCGACGAGGTCATCGCGCGGCTGGGCCGGCCGTCGGCGTTGCATCCGGTGCAGGTGACGCTGCCGGCCGCACCGGTGACGCGGTACACGAGCAACTTCACGCAGGCGGAGTTCGAGCGCGTCGTGGAGCGCTGCCAGGAGTACATCCGCGCGGGCGACATCTTTCAGGTCGTGCCGTCGCAGCGGCTGCTGGTGGAGACGAGCGCAGACCCGCTGGATGTGTACCGCGCCCTGCGCGTGATCAACCCGTCGCCGTTCATGTTCTATTTGAAGAGCCCGGAGGTCACGCTGGTCGGCGCGAGCCCGGAGGTGATGTGTCGCGTGCAGGACGGCGTCGTGATGAACCGGCCGCTGGCGGGCACGCGTCGCCGGGGCGCGACCGACGAGGAGGACCGCCGGCTGCGGGAGGAGCTGCTGGCGGACCCGAAGGAGCGGGCCGAGCACGTGATGCTGGTGGACCTGGGGCGCAATGATGTGGGCCGCGTCGCGCGGCCGGGCAGTGTGCGCATCAGTTCCGTGATGGACGTAGAGTACTACAGCCACGTCATGCACATTTCCAGCACGGTGACCGGCGAGTTGGCGGAGGGGCGGACGGCGTTCGATGCGTTGCGGGCGGCGCTGCCGGTGGGAACGGTGAGCGGGGCGCCGAAGGTGCGGGCGCTGGAGATCATCGACGAGTGCGAGCCGACGCGCCGCGGGCCGTACGCCGGCGCGGTCGGCTATGTCGATTTCGCGGGCAACATGGACACGTGCATCGCGCTGCGGACGCTGGTGATGCATCCGGGCGGCGGTGCGTGGCGGGCGTACATCCAGGCGGGGGCGGGGATTGTCGCGGACTCGGTGCCGGAGCGCGAGTACCAGGAGACGCTGAACAAGGCCCAGAGCCTGCTCAGTGCGATCGGCCTGGCGGAAGCGCGGTTCGGCGCGTAG
- a CDS encoding redoxin domain-containing protein, producing MCTNSRIMHATSAAWLAGLLLAGVAWGQDAQVLAELKQWHAKFDKANEILSPADGEAARAQLKAWNLSPEKLDAEPRGWLLQVTIRAALAVGDVRTALEWLPRLQAEAPEDRGTLRAAWLVAIAAGDGQLAAQTLEALRSKGLAGEKAIALRQRRLALVGKPAPDESVDTADGQTIALQRRGGVVLVMGFWRLKPTPEEKHVKALRELYGAWADDSHVQFVGINADPPAEAEAARKQAAEWGYKWPQVYGLPEGELPLTRKLADVDPAPYQVVIDGEGNTRAAGAASEPELVYALRAAVAEAKGAYAVMRPKTTAGEAVSEPVAAKPAGTESAKADATPQATGKSDLPHNQEAARLLNEARVFQKTGRKTDARRVLQEIIDKYPGTWEAAEAKERLESL from the coding sequence ATGTGTACGAACAGTCGGATCATGCATGCGACGAGCGCAGCCTGGCTGGCGGGGCTGCTGCTGGCCGGCGTCGCGTGGGGGCAGGATGCGCAGGTTCTGGCAGAACTGAAGCAATGGCACGCGAAGTTCGACAAGGCGAATGAAATCCTGTCGCCGGCCGACGGCGAAGCGGCCCGCGCGCAGCTCAAGGCGTGGAACCTGTCGCCGGAGAAACTGGACGCGGAGCCGCGTGGGTGGTTGCTGCAGGTGACGATCAGGGCGGCACTGGCGGTGGGCGACGTGCGCACCGCGCTGGAGTGGCTGCCGCGTTTGCAGGCGGAAGCGCCGGAGGACCGCGGCACATTGCGGGCGGCGTGGCTGGTGGCGATTGCGGCCGGTGACGGGCAGCTTGCGGCGCAGACGCTGGAGGCGCTGAGGTCCAAGGGACTGGCGGGCGAGAAGGCGATCGCGCTGCGGCAACGCCGGCTGGCCTTGGTGGGCAAGCCGGCGCCCGATGAGAGCGTGGACACGGCGGATGGGCAGACGATCGCGTTGCAGCGGCGGGGTGGCGTCGTGCTGGTCATGGGTTTCTGGCGCTTGAAGCCGACGCCGGAGGAGAAGCACGTCAAGGCGTTGCGTGAGCTGTACGGCGCGTGGGCGGATGACTCGCACGTGCAGTTCGTCGGGATCAACGCGGACCCGCCGGCGGAGGCCGAGGCGGCGCGCAAGCAGGCGGCGGAGTGGGGGTACAAGTGGCCGCAGGTCTATGGGCTGCCCGAAGGTGAGCTGCCGCTGACGCGGAAACTGGCTGATGTCGACCCGGCGCCGTACCAGGTCGTCATCGACGGCGAGGGCAACACGCGCGCCGCGGGGGCGGCGAGCGAGCCGGAGTTGGTCTACGCGCTGCGGGCGGCGGTGGCGGAAGCGAAGGGTGCGTATGCGGTGATGCGGCCGAAGACGACGGCGGGCGAAGCGGTGTCAGAGCCGGTCGCCGCAAAGCCGGCCGGTACGGAGTCGGCCAAGGCCGACGCGACGCCGCAGGCGACAGGCAAGAGCGATTTGCCGCACAATCAGGAGGCGGCGAGGCTGTTGAATGAGGCCCGCGTGTTCCAGAAGACCGGGCGCAAGACCGATGCGCGGCGCGTCCTGCAGGAAATCATCGACAAGTACCCGGGCACGTGGGAGGCCGCAGAAGCGAAGGAGCGCCTGGAGTCGTTGTGA
- a CDS encoding RNA methyltransferase: MLTNVRIVLVAPSGPANIGAACRAMANMGLSELVIVAPRCAVDDEVAVAYATHGVEILHAARVVADIPAALAGCVRSYATSSKLGLYRRQSAVPPAEAAPEAVQAAARGPVAFAFGREDYGLQTRELLHFDRIVSIPAAETYPVMNLAAAVAVVCYELRQAWLASEGRAPLPMTIDPGVAPDEKKQVMFERLFDALERVGFLYGQNPDHLKYALRHLFGRIELSVNEVDILIGLARQIRWYVDHHPQRIDPPQ; the protein is encoded by the coding sequence ATGCTCACGAACGTGCGGATCGTCCTGGTTGCGCCCAGCGGACCGGCCAATATCGGCGCGGCCTGCCGGGCCATGGCCAACATGGGGCTGTCCGAACTCGTGATCGTCGCGCCACGCTGCGCCGTCGATGACGAGGTCGCCGTCGCGTACGCCACGCATGGAGTCGAGATTCTCCATGCGGCGCGCGTCGTGGCGGATATTCCCGCGGCCTTGGCGGGGTGTGTGCGTTCCTACGCGACCTCATCGAAGCTGGGGCTCTACCGGCGACAGTCCGCCGTCCCGCCCGCCGAGGCGGCCCCCGAGGCGGTGCAGGCCGCCGCACGCGGGCCGGTGGCGTTCGCGTTCGGGCGCGAGGACTACGGGCTGCAGACGCGCGAGCTGCTGCATTTCGACCGCATCGTGTCGATCCCGGCGGCGGAAACGTACCCGGTGATGAACCTGGCGGCGGCGGTCGCGGTCGTGTGCTACGAGCTGCGGCAGGCGTGGCTGGCCAGCGAGGGGCGGGCGCCGCTGCCGATGACGATCGACCCGGGCGTGGCGCCGGACGAGAAGAAGCAGGTCATGTTCGAGCGCCTGTTCGATGCGCTGGAGCGCGTGGGGTTTCTGTACGGGCAGAACCCGGACCATCTGAAGTATGCGCTGCGGCACCTGTTCGGGCGGATCGAGCTGTCGGTCAACGAGGTGGACATTCTGATCGGCCTCGCCCGGCAGATTCGGTGGTACGTCGATCATCACCCGCAACGGATCGATCCGCCGCAGTAG